The window TGCGGCGCCGGTCTGCCTCGCGCAAGAGCATCTGCGCGACAAACTCCCGTCCGAGGCGACCGCCTGGGTATTCCTCGACAGCGGCTGGGCGGAGATCGCCGCGCACGACCGCACCAAGCCGGAGTCGGGCGTCACGCCGGACGACCTCATCTCGATCTACTACACCTCCGGCTCGACCGGCAAGCCCAAAGGCGTCGCGTCACACCACCGGGGCTGGGTCAACCGCATGTGCTGGATGCAAAATCAGCACGGGCTCTGCGCAGCGGAAACCGCCTTGCAGAAAACGACGATGACGTTCGACGACTCGGCGGTCGAAGTGTTCTGGCCGCTCATGACCGGCGCGCGCATCGCCCTGCTCGAACCGGGCCTGCACCGCGACCCGCGCGCGATCCTTGACGCGGCGGTGAAGTACGAAGTCTCCCTGCTCCAGTTCGTCCCGAGCATGCTGGGCCTCGTGCTCGACGAGCTGACCGACGCCGACCGCGCCGGGCTGCATCGCCTGCGCATCACCGTCTCCTCCGGCGAAGCGCTGCGCTCCGAGCTGGTGCGCCGCTTCCTCGACAAGATGCCGGGCCTCCTGACCAACACGTGGGGCGCGACCGAAGTGTCGATCGACTCGACGATTCACATCTGCTCGGAAGCGGATGCAGCGGCAGGCGAGATCGTCTCCGTCGGCCGCCCGATCGACAACAACACCGTCTACATTCTCGACGCGCAGCTGCAGCCGGTGCCGATTGGCGTGGCGGGCGACTTGTACTTGGGTGGCGTGGGGCTGGCGACAGGCTACCTCGGCGATGCGGAGCGCACCGGGGCCGCTTTTGTCGACAATCCGTTCCGCCCGGGCGAGAAGATGTACAAGACGGGCGACCGCGGCTGCTACCTTGCAGACGGGGCGATCCGCTTCCTCGGCCGGCAAGACGATCAAGTGAAGATCCGCGGCCAGCGCGTCGAGCTCGGCGAGATCGAAAACGTGCTCGGCCAGCATCCGGCCGTCAAAGCGACGGCGGTGACGGTGATCGAGGACGATGCGGGCAACAAGCGCCTCGCCGGGTACGTCTCGCTGTTCGAAACGGTGGGAGAACTCCCGACCGCAAGCGATCTGCGCCACTATCTCAAGCAAAAATTGCCCGAGTACATGGTGCCGTCCTGGGTGCTGATCCTCGAATCCTTGCCGCATAACGCCAACGGCAAGACCGACCGCAAAGCGCTGCCCCTGCCTGACGCCTCCCGCCCGGAGCTGGAGCAGGAGTACGTCGCGCCGGAAGGGCCGGTCGAAGAGACGCTGGCGGAGATCGTGATCGAACTGCTCGGATTGGAGCGGGTCGGCGCGTTCGACTCTTTCTTCGATCTCGGCGGCCACTCCTTGCTCGCCGTGCAGCTGATCTCCCGCGTGCGCGACACGTTCGAGATCGACCTGCCTCTGCGCGCCTTGTTCGAAGAGCCGACGATCGAAAAGCTGGCGATCCGCATCGAAGACCTGCTGATCGAAAAACTGGAAGCGATGACCGACGAAGAAGCCGACGCAAGGCTTTCCCAACAAGACTACTCCTAAGAGGTGATGAGCCGTGTCGACGACCGACCGCAGTAGAAGACGTTCCGAACTCTCCGACGCCAAACAGGCGCTGTTAGACAAGATGATGCGCGCCAAGAAACCTGCCGAAACCAAGCAGGGCATTCCGAAGCGCCCGGACAGCGGGCCCGCGCCCTTGTCGTTCGCTCAGCAGCGATTGTGGTTTCTCGATCAGTTGGACCCGGGCAACACGCTGTACAACATCCCGTACGCCTTGCGTCTTCGCGGCGTCCTGCACACCGAAGCGCTGCAGCTTGCCGTGCAGGAGATCGCCCTGCGCCACGAAGCGCTGCGCACCGTCTTTGCTCTGCAGGACGGGCAGCCGGTGCAAGTGATCACAAACGGCGCACACGTTCCGATCCATGTTCATGACTTGACCCGTCTCCCGGCCGAAGAGCGGGAGACGGAGCGCGAACGCCTCGTGCAGGCCGAAGCGTCCCATCCTTTCGATCTGCAAAACGGTCCGCTGTTGCGCGTGGCGTTGCTCAAGCTCGCCGAACAGGAGCACGTGCTGGTGATCACACTCCACCACATCGTGTCGGACGGGTGGTCGACCGGCGTGTTCACGCGCGAGTTCGCCGCATTGTATGAAGCGTTTTCCCAAGGCAAGCCAACGCCTCTGTCTCCGCTGCCGATCCAGTATGCCGATTACGCCCACTGGCAAAAAGACACCTTGGGCGGCGACGCGCTCGCCAAGCAGCTCGGCTATTGGAAACGGCAGCTCGGGACGGCTCCGGCCGTCCTGCAGCTGCCGACCGACTTCCCGCGTCCGGCGGTGATGACGCACCGCGGTGCGAAGATCAGCTTCACGCTGCCGCACGCGTTGACCGAGCAACTGAAAGCGTTGGGCGCGCAGGAAGGCGTCACGCTGTACATGACCTTGCTCGCCGCCTACAAAACACTGCTCCACCGCTACAGCGGGCAGGACGACATCGCCGTCGGTTCGCCGAACGCAGGGCGCAGCCGCAGCGAGATCGAAGGGCTGATCGGCTTTTTCATCAACACGCTCGTCCTGCGCACCGAACTGGACGGCAGCCTCTCGTTTCGCGAGCTGCTGCGCCGCGTCGCACAGACGTCGATCGACGCGCTGGCCCATGCTGACGTGCCGTTTGAAAAGCTGGTCGAAGAGCTTCAGCCGGAGCGCAGCCTGAGCGTGCCGCCGCTGTTCCAAGTCTTGTTCACCTTGCAAAACGCACCGCTGCAGCAGCTGGAACTGGCCGGGCTGTCGCTTGTGCTGCTCGACATCGCAGGCGATACGGCGAAATACGACCTCAACTTGTCGATGGTCGAATATGAAGACGACCTGCAAGGCTATCTGGAATACAACACCGACCTGTTCCGCCCGGACAGCGCGGCGCGTCTGTTGCAGCATTTCGAGGCGCTGCTGCAAGGGCTGGTCAACCAGCCTGACCTCCCGATCGGCCAAGTGCCGCTGGTGACGGAGCTGCCGTCAGACTGGCACGGCACCCGCCGGGAATATGCCGCCCAGGGGCTGTTGCAGGAGCGCTTTGCCAAGCAGGCGGCCGAGACGCCGGAGCGGACCGCGCTGGTCTTTGAAGACGAGACGCTGACCTACGCCGAGCTGAACGGGCGCGCCAACCGCCTCGCCCGCTTTTTGCAAGCGCAAGGCGTCGGGCCGGACGTGCGCGTCGGGCTGTTCCTGGAACGCTCGCCGGAGATGATCATCGCCCTGCTCGGCGTCTTGAAGGCGGGCGGTGCGTACGTGCCGCTCGACACCGGACTGCCGCCGGAGCGGATCGGATTTTTGCTGGAAGATGCCGGCTTGCAGCTGCTGCTGACCGAGGAGCTGCTGCTCGAACGTTTGCCGGCGACCGCCGCGGCCGTCTGCCTGGAGCAGGCTGCAGCGGAGATCGCCCTGCACAGCGCGGAAGACTTGCCGACACTGGCGGCGGAGCGTTCGCTCGCCTATGTCATCTACACCTCCGGCTCGACAGGCACGCCCAAAGGCGTCGCCATCGAGCACGGGAACCTGCTCAACTACCTCGACGCGATCACCGGCGCGCTGGAGCTGGAGCCGGGGATGAGCTATGCGACCGTCTCCACGCTGGCGGCCGACCTCGGGAACACGATGGTCTTCCCGGCGCTCGGCTTCGGCGGCACGTTGCACGTGATCGGCTCCGAGCGCATCGCCGACCCGCAATTGCTGGCCGCGTATCTGGAACGGCATCCGCTCGACTGCCTGAAGATCGTTCCCGCCCATCTCAGCGCCCTGCTGACGGCGGGACTGCCGATCTTGCCGCAGCGCCGACTGGTGTTCGGCGGCGAAGCGCTGCGTGCGGAGCTGGTGGAAAAAGTGTGCCAAGCTGCGCCTGCTCTCCAGCTCTACAACCATTACGGCCCGACGGAGACGACCGTCGGCGTGCTGACCAACAAGATCGAACCGGGGCAGCGCGGTGCGACGGTGCCGCTGGGGCGGCCGCTTCCCAACGTGGAGGTGCACCTGCTCGATCCCAACGGCCAGCCGGTGCCAATCGGCGTGCCGGGCGAGCTGTACATCGGCGGCGCGCAAGTGGCCCGGGAGTATTTGCACCGGGCGGAGCTGACCTCGGAGCGCTTTCTCGCCAACCCGTTTGGCGCAGGCAGGCTGTACCGCAGCGGCGACTTGGCGCGCTGGCTGCCCGACGGGAAGATCGAGTTCCTCGGCCGCGCCGACGATCAGGTCAAAGTGCGCGGCTTCCGCGTCGAGCCGGGCGAAATCGAAGCGCTGCTGGCAGCGCATCCGGCGGTGCAGGCGGCCGTCGTGCTGGCTGTGACCGACGCGGCGGGCGAGGCCCGGCTGGCGGCGTATGTCGCGGCGGCGGAGCAGGCGCTGCCCGATGCGGGCGTGCTGCTGCGCGACCTGCAAAGCAAACTGCCTGCCTACATGCTGCCGTCTTCCTTGCTCCGCCTCGACCGGCTGCCGCTCACGGCGAACGGCAAAGTGGACCGCCGCGCGCTGCCCAAGCCCGATTTTTCCCGAGCGTCTGGCGGCGTATCTGTCGCCCCGCGCTCAGAGGCGGAAGGCGTGATCGCCGGGATCTGGGCGGGGATTCTGCAGCGGGATAGGGTCGGCGTACACGACAACTTTTTTGCCAGCGGCGGGCATTCGCTGCTGGCGACGCAGGTGATCACGCGGATGCGCGAGGTGTTTGGGCTCGACCTGCCGCTGCGCTTGCTGTTTGAGCGGCCGACGGTGGCCGAACTGGCCCGCGTGGTGGAAGACGGGCTGAAGTCGGACGCGGTGCTGATGCACACCCCGATCCCGCAAGTGCCCCGCGACCGGCCGCTGCCGTTGTCGTTTGCCCAGCAGCGCCTGTGGTACCTGCAGCAGCTGGAGCCGATGAGCACGATCTACAACATGATCTACCCGGCCCGCATGCAGGGACAGCTGGACACCGCCGCGCTGCAGCTCGCCGTCGATGCGCTGGTGGCGCGCCATGAAGCGTTCCGCACCGTGTTTGCCGAAGTGGAGGGCATCGGCGTGCAGATCATCCGCCCGGAGCTGGACGTGAAGATCGACCTGACCGACCTGACGCATCTGCCGCAGGCAGAGCGGGAAGCGGAAGCACAGCGCCTGATCGCCGTCGAGACGGCCACGCCGTTCGACCTCGCGCAAGGGCCGCTGCTGCGCACGCGCCTGTTGAAGCTGGCCGAGGACGAGCACATCTTCGTCTTCGGCACGCACCACACGGTCAACGACGGCTGGTCGCGGGCGGTGTTTACGAACGAGCTGCTGACCTTGTACCGCGCCTTTGTGCAAGGCGAACGCTCGCCGCTGCCGCCGCTTTCGATCGGCTATGCCGATTTTGCCGTCTGGCAGCGCGGGTGGATGCAAGGCGAGGTGCTTGACGCCCAGCTCGCCTACTGGCGGGACAAATTGGGCGGCGACGTGCCGGTCTTGAACTTGCCGACCGACCGGCCGCGCGCGGCGGTGCCGAAGTACCGGGGCAGCCATTATGCGTTCCGGCTCTCGAAGGAGCTGTCGGCGAGCATTCAACGGCTGTCGCGCCGCGAAGGGGCGACCGACTTCATGACGCTGCTCGCCGCCTTCCAGACGGTGTTGTACCGCTACACCGGGCAGGATGACCTCTTGATCGGCTCGGGCGTCGCCAACCGCAACCGTCCCGATATCGAAGGTTTGGTCGGCTTCTTCGTCAACTCGCTCGGCCTGCGCACCGACCTGTCCGGCAACCCGGCGTTCCGCGACCTGCTCGGACGCGTGCGCGAAGTGGCGCTGGGGGCGTTCGCCCATCAGGACCTGCCGTTCGAAAAGCTGGTCGAAGAGCTGCAGCCGGACCGCGATCTGACCCAGTCGCCGCTGTTTCGCGTCGTCTTCGTCTATCAGAACACGCCGCAAGCGACGTTCGAGCTGCCGGGGCTGACTTTGACCCAGCTGGAGACAGAAGCGGGCACGAGCAAATTTGACCTCACCTTGTTTATGGCGGAGCAGGACGGCGTGTTTGACGCCGTGCTGGAGTACGACGCCGACCTGTATGAGCGGGAGACGATCGAGCGCTTGGCCGGACATCTGCAACGTGTGCTCGCGGCGGTCACCCGCGACCCGGAGCTGAAGCTGGACGACGTGCCGCTCCTGTTGGAAGACGAGCGCCGTCTGCTGCTGGAGGAGTGGGCGGTCGAACGGGCGCCGTTCCCGGACGGGATCACCTTCCCGGCGCTGGTGAGCAGACAGGCGGCCAAAGCGCCCGACGCGACCGCGCTGGAGTGCCAAGGCCGGCCGATGAGCTACCGGGAACTCGACGCCCGCTCCAACTCCCTCGCGCGCTGGCTGCAGCAAAACGGTGTCGGGCACGGGACGTTTGTCGGCGTGTCGATGGACCGCTCGTTTGAGCTGATCCTCTCCTTGCTCGGCATCATGAAGGCGGGCGGGGTGTATGTGCCGCTCGATCCGTCCTATCCGCTGGACCGTTTATCCTACATCCTGCGCGAGACAAAAGCGGAACTGCTCCTGACGCAAGAGGCGTATGTGGAGCAGTTTGCAGGTGCGGTGCAACGCGTGGTGCCGCTCGACACCTGCCGGGAAGAACTCGCGGGGGAGAGCGGTGCGCCTGTGCAGAGCGAAGCGACGGAGCGCAGCCTGGCCTACGCCATCTTCACCTCCGGCTCGACCGGGCTGCCCAAAGGCGTCTTGGTTGAACACCGCGGGCTGTGCAACTTCGCGGCGCATTTTTCGAACGCGCTGGGCGTGGACGCCAGCTCCCGGGTGCTGCAGTTTGTCGCTTCGTCGTTCGACGTGTCGCTCGGGGAGATCTCGGTGGCGCTCGGCAACGGGGCGGCGCTGATCCTCGAAGACAAGAACCGCCTGCTGCCCGGCCCGGACTTGGCCGAACTGCTGCGCGAGCGCAAGATCACGACGCTGCTGACCACGCCGTCCGTGCTGGCGGCGACGCCTGCGAACGACCTGCCCGACCTGTTGGCGGTCGCGCCGGGCGGCGAAGTGTTCACGAAGGAGATCGCTTTGCGCTGGATGCAGGAGGGGAGGCGCGTGCTGAACGCGTATGGCCCGACCGAGACCACCGTCGGCTCCTCCGTGCACGTGGTGGAGGCGGAGCGCGACCTCAACATCGGACGGCCGCTGCCGAACACCGAAGTCTACGTGCTCGACCCGAACCTGCAGCCGGTGCCGATCGGCGTGCCGGGCGAGCTGTACATCGGCGGCGTCGGCGTGGCGCGCGGCTACTTGAACCGCCCCGAGCTGACGGCGGAGCGCTTCGTGCCGCATCCGTTTTCTGAAGCGGCCGACGCGCGGCTGTACCGCAGCGGCGACATCGTGCGCTGGCTGGCGGACGGCCAGCTGGAGTTTGTCGGCCGCGCCGACCATCAGGTGAAGATTCGCGGTTACCGCATCGAGCTCGGCGAGATTCAGGAGCAGATCAACCTGCAGGACGGCGTACTCGACTCGGCGGTGATCGTTCGCGAAGACGACGGCCATAAACGCATCGTCGCCTATGTCGTTCCGAAGCCGGAAGAGACGACGGGCGGCTCCGAGCTGCAAAGCGAGCAGGTCCATGCGTGGGAGGAGATGTTCGACTCCTACTACACGTCGTACACTGCACAGGCGGCAGACAGCGGGGCGGAGACGTTTAACATCCTCGGCTGGAACTCGTCCTACACCGGTGAGACCTTGCCGGAAGCGGAGATGCGCGAGTGGCTCGACCACACGATCAATCGCATCTTGGAGCAGGCGCCGGGCCGGACGATGGAGATCGGCTGCGGCGCAGGTCTGATCCTGTACCGGGTCGCTCCGCATGCCGAGTCGTATGTCGGCGCCGATTTTTCCAAGAGCGCCATTCAGAGCCTCGATCGGTACATGCAGACCCTCCCGGAAACATACGCCCACGTCCGCGTCGAAGAGCGCGTCGCGGACGATCTGAGCGGCGTGGAGAGCGAGACGCTTGACACGATCATCATCAACTCCGTCCTGCAGTACTTCCCGAGCATCGACTACCTCTTGCGGGTGATCGAAGGCGCGGTGGACAAAACCGCGCCGGGCGGACGCGTCTTCCTCGGCGACGTGCGCAGCCTGCCCTTGCTCGAAGCGTTCCACAGCTCGATCGAGCTGTTCAAAGCGGACGACGCGACCGCTACCGACATCCTGCGCCAGCGCGTGCAGAGCGCCGTCGAGCGCGACGGCGAGCTGGTCGTCGATCCGTCCTTCTTCCACGCGCTGCAAGGGCACCTGCCGAAGATCGGCCGCGTACAGATCCGCCCGAAGCGCGGCGTGTACCGCAACGAACTGACGGCGTTCCGCTATGATGTGATCCTGCACATCGGCGAGAGCACAGCTCCTGCCGATGTCGTCTGGACAGACTGGCAGCGCGATGGCCTGACGGTCGGCCAGTTGCAGCACAAATTGGCTGCGGCAGCCGGACAGGTGGAGCAGCTCGCCTTCTCGCACCTCCCGGACGCGCGCATCGCCGACGCGGTGCGGGCGGCCGAATGGCTCAGCCGCGATGACAAGCCGCAGACGGTCGGCGAACTGCGCCGTCTGCTGCAGGCGGAGTCCGGCGCAGCGGGCGTGGAGATCGAAGACCTCTATGCGTTCGAACGGGCGGGCTGGCAGGTCGAAGTGACCCGTCCCGACTCCCGCGTTGACGGCACGTTCGACGTGCTGTTCACCCGGGCGGGCGCCGCGCGGGATCGGATATCCCGTCAGGCAGCGCGCAACGAGCGCCGTCTGGCGTGGCACCGCTACGCCAACAACCCGCTGCACGCCAAGTTCGCCCGCTCGTTGGTGCCGGAGCTGCGCGCGCAGCTGGAAGCGGCCTTGCCCGACTACATGATTCCGACGGCGTTTGTCGTGCTGGAATCCCTGCCGCTGACCCCGAACGGCAAAGTCGACACCAAAGCCCTGCCCGCCCCGCAGCAAGCCCGCATCGCGGCCGAGGAGACGTACGTCGCGCCGCAGAGCGAGACCGAGCAGACGCTGGCGAAGATCTGGGCCGGTGTGCTCGGGCTGACGCAGGTCGGCGTGCATGACAACTTCTTCGAGCTGGGCGGCGACTCGATCCTGAGCATCCAAGTCGTCTCCCGCGCGAAACAGGCCGGGCTGCACTTCACGCCGAAGCAGCTCGTCGAGCACCAGACGATCGCCGGGTTGGCGGGCGTGGTCGGCACAAGCGCGCCGGCCGAAGCCGAGCAGGGCCTGATCACCGGCGACCTGCGCCCGACGCCGATCTTGCAGTGGTTCCTCGATCAGGCCCAGCCGGAGCCGCAGCACTGGAACCAATCGGTGCTGCTGGAAGTCCGCGAGCCGCTCGACGGAGAGCAGCTGGAAGCGGCGCTTGCAAAGCTGCTCGTCCACCACGATGCGCTGCGCCTGCGGGTGCGCGAAGATGGCCGCTTGTCGTTTGCCGAGATCGAAGCGGCCGCACTGTTGGAAAAAATCGACCTGTCGCAGCTCGCCGACGAGGAGCAGACCGCGGCGCTGGAGCGCCATGCCAACCGCGTGCAGGCGAGCCTGAGCCTCGCCAACGGGCCGCTCTTGCGCGCCGCTCTGTTCGACCTCGGCGCAGGCCAGCCGGGCCGCCTGCTCGTCGTCATCCATCACATCGCGGTGGACGGCGTGTCGTGGCGCATCTTGATGGAAGACCTGCAGACCGCTTATGCGGGCGGGCAGCTTCCGGCGAAGACGACATCGTTCAAACACTGGTCGGAAGCGCTGCATCAATTCGTGCAGGATGGCGGTCTGGATGAGGAGATCGCGTTCTGGAACGGCATGCCGCAAGCTGCGGGCCGACTTCCGCTCGACCACGCGCGCGGCGAGAACCGCGAAGACACGGCCCGAAGCATCACCGTCCTGCTCGGCCAGGCGGAGACTTCGGCGCTGTTGCACGACGTGTCGGGCGCGTACAACACCGGCATCAACGACTTGCTGCTGGCGGCGCTGGCCGACGTGTTGACCGCATGGAGCGGAGCGTCTTCCGTGCGCGTCGACCTGGAAGGGCACGGCCGCGAAGAACTGTTCGGCGGCACGGACACCTCGCGCACCGTCGGCTGGTTCACGTCGCTCTATCCGATTGTGCTGGAGACGACCGGCGACCGCCGCGATGCAGGCGCGGTGATCAAAAGCGTCAAAGAACACCTGCGCTCCATCCCGAACCGCGGTGTCGGATACGGTCTCCTGCGCTATCTGCGCGGCATGCCGCAGGTGCCGCCGGCCGACCTCTCGTTCAACTATCTCGGCCAGTTCGACAGCGGCCGTTCGGAAGCTCCGTCGCTGTTCGGCCCGGCGGAAGAGTCGAAAGGCTTCGACCGCAGCCCGCACAGCATCCGCCCGTATCCGCTCGGCGTCGGCTGCTCGATCTCCTCGGGACAGCTGGCGGTGACGTTCTCGTACAGCGAGAATCTGCATACCGCCAAGACGGTGCAGCAGTTGGCAGACCGCTATCTCGCCACGCTTACGGCGATCATCCGGCACTGTCAGGACCCGGAGGCGGGCGGGTACACGCCTTCCGATTTCCCGGATGCGGAGCTGTCCGCGTCCGACCTCGATCAATTGATCGCGCGAATCTGTGCGAAAGGAAAGTAGGGAACCCATGAGAATCGACAACCTTGAAGATATTTTTCTTTTGACACCGCTGCAGCAGGGGATGCTCTTCCACACGTTGATGGAGCCGGAGTCGGGCGTGTATTTCGTGCAGTTTCGTCTGGGCATCGAGGGGAACCTCGATGCCGGGGCGCTGCAGGAGGCGTGGCAGGACGTGACCGGGCGCCACGCTGCGCTGCGCACCGAGATCCACTGGCAGGGCTTGGAGAAGCCGGTGCAGGTCGTCTACAAGCAGGTCACCGTGCCGTTTGCGCACTTAGACTGGCGCGGGCTGACGGCGGAGGAGCGCGAGGCGCGTTTTGCCGCGTTTTTGCAGGAGGATCGCCGCAAGGGCTTCCAGTTGACCGACGCGCCGTTGATGCGCCTGTGCCTGCTCCGCTTCGCGGACGAGGTGTACCGGCTGGTCTGGAGTTCGCACCACCTGCTGATGGACGGCTGGTCGATGCCGGTCGTGATCCAGGAAGTGCTGGCCTTGTATCAGGCGAAGACGCAGGGGCGCGAGGTCCGGCTGACCGAAGCGCGCTCCTACGGTGACTACATCCGCTGGCTCCGCCAGCAGAACCTGGAGCAGGCCGAGTCGTACTGGCGCAGCTTGCTGCAAGGGTTCTCCGCTCCGACGCCGCTGCCGCTGCAGAAGCCTGCTGCCGAGCAGCACAGCGGCGCTTTTGAAAAAGCGGCCCTGGTGCTCTCCGTTCAGGACACGGAGCGGCTGCAATCCCTGGCCCGCCGCAACCGCGTGACGCTGGGCTCGTTCGTGCAGGCGGCATGGGGCGTGTTGCTGGCGCGCTACAGCGGGGAGGACGACGTGGTGTTTGGCGTCACCGTCTCCGGCCGTCCTGCGGCGCTGCAAGGCGTGGAGTCGATGGTCGGGATGTTCATCAACTCCCTGCCGATGCGGG of the Tumebacillus sp. BK434 genome contains:
- a CDS encoding non-ribosomal peptide synthetase; this encodes MSTTDRSRRRSELSDAKQALLDKMMRAKKPAETKQGIPKRPDSGPAPLSFAQQRLWFLDQLDPGNTLYNIPYALRLRGVLHTEALQLAVQEIALRHEALRTVFALQDGQPVQVITNGAHVPIHVHDLTRLPAEERETERERLVQAEASHPFDLQNGPLLRVALLKLAEQEHVLVITLHHIVSDGWSTGVFTREFAALYEAFSQGKPTPLSPLPIQYADYAHWQKDTLGGDALAKQLGYWKRQLGTAPAVLQLPTDFPRPAVMTHRGAKISFTLPHALTEQLKALGAQEGVTLYMTLLAAYKTLLHRYSGQDDIAVGSPNAGRSRSEIEGLIGFFINTLVLRTELDGSLSFRELLRRVAQTSIDALAHADVPFEKLVEELQPERSLSVPPLFQVLFTLQNAPLQQLELAGLSLVLLDIAGDTAKYDLNLSMVEYEDDLQGYLEYNTDLFRPDSAARLLQHFEALLQGLVNQPDLPIGQVPLVTELPSDWHGTRREYAAQGLLQERFAKQAAETPERTALVFEDETLTYAELNGRANRLARFLQAQGVGPDVRVGLFLERSPEMIIALLGVLKAGGAYVPLDTGLPPERIGFLLEDAGLQLLLTEELLLERLPATAAAVCLEQAAAEIALHSAEDLPTLAAERSLAYVIYTSGSTGTPKGVAIEHGNLLNYLDAITGALELEPGMSYATVSTLAADLGNTMVFPALGFGGTLHVIGSERIADPQLLAAYLERHPLDCLKIVPAHLSALLTAGLPILPQRRLVFGGEALRAELVEKVCQAAPALQLYNHYGPTETTVGVLTNKIEPGQRGATVPLGRPLPNVEVHLLDPNGQPVPIGVPGELYIGGAQVAREYLHRAELTSERFLANPFGAGRLYRSGDLARWLPDGKIEFLGRADDQVKVRGFRVEPGEIEALLAAHPAVQAAVVLAVTDAAGEARLAAYVAAAEQALPDAGVLLRDLQSKLPAYMLPSSLLRLDRLPLTANGKVDRRALPKPDFSRASGGVSVAPRSEAEGVIAGIWAGILQRDRVGVHDNFFASGGHSLLATQVITRMREVFGLDLPLRLLFERPTVAELARVVEDGLKSDAVLMHTPIPQVPRDRPLPLSFAQQRLWYLQQLEPMSTIYNMIYPARMQGQLDTAALQLAVDALVARHEAFRTVFAEVEGIGVQIIRPELDVKIDLTDLTHLPQAEREAEAQRLIAVETATPFDLAQGPLLRTRLLKLAEDEHIFVFGTHHTVNDGWSRAVFTNELLTLYRAFVQGERSPLPPLSIGYADFAVWQRGWMQGEVLDAQLAYWRDKLGGDVPVLNLPTDRPRAAVPKYRGSHYAFRLSKELSASIQRLSRREGATDFMTLLAAFQTVLYRYTGQDDLLIGSGVANRNRPDIEGLVGFFVNSLGLRTDLSGNPAFRDLLGRVREVALGAFAHQDLPFEKLVEELQPDRDLTQSPLFRVVFVYQNTPQATFELPGLTLTQLETEAGTSKFDLTLFMAEQDGVFDAVLEYDADLYERETIERLAGHLQRVLAAVTRDPELKLDDVPLLLEDERRLLLEEWAVERAPFPDGITFPALVSRQAAKAPDATALECQGRPMSYRELDARSNSLARWLQQNGVGHGTFVGVSMDRSFELILSLLGIMKAGGVYVPLDPSYPLDRLSYILRETKAELLLTQEAYVEQFAGAVQRVVPLDTCREELAGESGAPVQSEATERSLAYAIFTSGSTGLPKGVLVEHRGLCNFAAHFSNALGVDASSRVLQFVASSFDVSLGEISVALGNGAALILEDKNRLLPGPDLAELLRERKITTLLTTPSVLAATPANDLPDLLAVAPGGEVFTKEIALRWMQEGRRVLNAYGPTETTVGSSVHVVEAERDLNIGRPLPNTEVYVLDPNLQPVPIGVPGELYIGGVGVARGYLNRPELTAERFVPHPFSEAADARLYRSGDIVRWLADGQLEFVGRADHQVKIRGYRIELGEIQEQINLQDGVLDSAVIVREDDGHKRIVAYVVPKPEETTGGSELQSEQVHAWEEMFDSYYTSYTAQAADSGAETFNILGWNSSYTGETLPEAEMREWLDHTINRILEQAPGRTMEIGCGAGLILYRVAPHAESYVGADFSKSAIQSLDRYMQTLPETYAHVRVEERVADDLSGVESETLDTIIINSVLQYFPSIDYLLRVIEGAVDKTAPGGRVFLGDVRSLPLLEAFHSSIELFKADDATATDILRQRVQSAVERDGELVVDPSFFHALQGHLPKIGRVQIRPKRGVYRNELTAFRYDVILHIGESTAPADVVWTDWQRDGLTVGQLQHKLAAAAGQVEQLAFSHLPDARIADAVRAAEWLSRDDKPQTVGELRRLLQAESGAAGVEIEDLYAFERAGWQVEVTRPDSRVDGTFDVLFTRAGAARDRISRQAARNERRLAWHRYANNPLHAKFARSLVPELRAQLEAALPDYMIPTAFVVLESLPLTPNGKVDTKALPAPQQARIAAEETYVAPQSETEQTLAKIWAGVLGLTQVGVHDNFFELGGDSILSIQVVSRAKQAGLHFTPKQLVEHQTIAGLAGVVGTSAPAEAEQGLITGDLRPTPILQWFLDQAQPEPQHWNQSVLLEVREPLDGEQLEAALAKLLVHHDALRLRVREDGRLSFAEIEAAALLEKIDLSQLADEEQTAALERHANRVQASLSLANGPLLRAALFDLGAGQPGRLLVVIHHIAVDGVSWRILMEDLQTAYAGGQLPAKTTSFKHWSEALHQFVQDGGLDEEIAFWNGMPQAAGRLPLDHARGENREDTARSITVLLGQAETSALLHDVSGAYNTGINDLLLAALADVLTAWSGASSVRVDLEGHGREELFGGTDTSRTVGWFTSLYPIVLETTGDRRDAGAVIKSVKEHLRSIPNRGVGYGLLRYLRGMPQVPPADLSFNYLGQFDSGRSEAPSLFGPAEESKGFDRSPHSIRPYPLGVGCSISSGQLAVTFSYSENLHTAKTVQQLADRYLATLTAIIRHCQDPEAGGYTPSDFPDAELSASDLDQLIARICAKGK